Proteins from a single region of uncultured Campylobacter sp.:
- the rplU gene encoding 50S ribosomal protein L21 has protein sequence MSKYAIFKHGGKQYRVSEGEYLKLDHFSAEAKSSVEITDVLCVNDGEVKVGAPFVKGAKVVLEVVNEGKDKKVVIYKKRRRKDSKLKRGFRRQFTRVKVVSIAGQ, from the coding sequence ATGTCAAAATACGCTATATTTAAGCACGGCGGCAAGCAGTATCGCGTCAGCGAAGGCGAATATCTTAAGCTTGACCATTTCAGTGCTGAAGCAAAATCATCAGTCGAGATTACGGACGTTTTGTGCGTAAACGACGGTGAAGTAAAGGTAGGCGCGCCGTTCGTAAAGGGTGCGAAAGTCGTTCTTGAAGTCGTAAACGAGGGCAAGGATAAAAAAGTCGTTATTTACAAAAAACGCAGACGCAAAGACTCAAAACTAAAACGCGGTTTTAGAAGACAGTTTACGCGCGTAAAAGTCGTAAGTATCGCAGGCCAATAA
- the flhB gene encoding flagellar biosynthesis protein FlhB: protein MAGEDQEKTEEPTSKKIEDARKDGNVPKSQDLAGFVTLAVAIFVVVALLGFIGDQFFTLYNYYQSLIGQEFTRKLLFSVAITTIFRTLLIILPIAVCIAIAGVVANLMQFGFIFTTKPLEPNLNKINPLKGLKNLFSLKKLIDGIKMVLKVTAVFTVGFLMFFSFIKELPHTLFFSMAAQLAWLKEKMLILAAVMLIVMFIIGLLDVLIVRFQYFRDLRMSKQEIKDEYKQMEGDPQVKGRIRQLQMRAARNRMMQNIPQADVIITNPTHYAVALRYDKTKEKAPVILAKGVDFLALRIKQIGVQNNVKIVENPPLARELYKMCEVNDMIPAELFRAVAEVLSFVYMSDKQKFGDRLK, encoded by the coding sequence ATGGCAGGCGAAGACCAAGAAAAAACCGAAGAACCCACCTCCAAAAAGATCGAAGACGCGCGCAAGGACGGCAACGTCCCCAAAAGCCAGGATTTAGCCGGCTTCGTCACGCTTGCGGTCGCGATCTTCGTCGTGGTGGCGCTTCTTGGCTTTATCGGCGATCAGTTTTTCACGCTATACAACTACTATCAAAGCCTCATCGGGCAGGAATTTACGCGCAAGCTGCTCTTTAGCGTCGCGATCACGACGATATTTCGCACGCTGCTCATCATCCTGCCTATCGCCGTTTGCATCGCGATCGCAGGCGTCGTCGCTAATCTCATGCAGTTTGGATTTATATTTACAACCAAGCCTTTGGAGCCGAATTTAAACAAAATCAACCCGCTAAAAGGGCTCAAAAATCTCTTTTCGCTCAAAAAGCTGATAGACGGCATCAAAATGGTACTAAAAGTCACGGCGGTTTTTACGGTCGGATTTTTGATGTTTTTTAGCTTCATCAAAGAGCTACCCCATACGCTGTTTTTCTCGATGGCGGCGCAGCTAGCGTGGCTAAAAGAAAAGATGCTGATTTTAGCCGCCGTGATGCTCATCGTGATGTTTATCATCGGGCTTCTTGACGTGCTGATCGTGCGTTTTCAGTATTTTCGCGACCTGCGCATGAGCAAGCAAGAAATCAAGGACGAGTACAAACAGATGGAGGGCGACCCGCAGGTAAAAGGTCGCATCCGCCAGCTGCAAATGCGAGCCGCGCGCAACAGAATGATGCAAAATATCCCGCAAGCAGACGTCATCATCACCAACCCGACCCACTACGCCGTCGCCCTTCGCTACGATAAAACAAAGGAAAAAGCGCCCGTGATCCTCGCTAAAGGCGTGGATTTTCTAGCGCTTCGCATCAAACAAATCGGAGTACAAAATAACGTCAAAATCGTCGAAAATCCGCCGCTAGCGCGCGAGCTATATAAGATGTGCGAGGTAAACGATATGATCCCTGCGGAGCTCTTTCGCGCCGTCGCCGAGGTGCTAAGCTTCGTCTACATGAGCGACAAACAAAAATTCGGCGATAGGCTGAAGTGA
- the rpmA gene encoding 50S ribosomal protein L27, with the protein MAHKKGQGSTQNNRDSIGRRLGVKKFGGEFVRAGNIIIRQRGTATHAGSNVGLGKDHTIFALIDGFVKFERLDKNRKKVSVYPAA; encoded by the coding sequence ATGGCACACAAAAAAGGTCAAGGCTCAACCCAAAATAACCGAGATTCCATCGGACGACGCTTAGGCGTTAAAAAATTCGGCGGCGAATTCGTTCGCGCGGGTAACATCATTATCCGCCAGCGCGGTACCGCTACTCACGCGGGCAGCAACGTCGGTCTAGGCAAAGATCACACGATTTTCGCGCTAATCGACGGTTTCGTTAAATTCGAAAGACTAGATAAAAATAGAAAAAAAGTTTCTGTTTATCCAGCTGCATAA
- a CDS encoding anaerobic C4-dicarboxylate transporter — MEFLTSLSESTQFTLQLIVVLGCLFYGAKKGGMALGVLGGIGLVILVFAFDMKPGKPAIDVILTILAVVVASATLQAAGGLDVMLQIAEKALRKHPKLVCYLAPVCGWTLTVLCGTGHTVYTLLPIIYDVSMKSGIRPERPLAATTISSQLAIIASPVSVAGVSMVAVLLGTGTVHIDGFTSYVDLLKVTIPATFIGVLCIGTFSVFRGKDLDKDPEFQEKIKDPEQRKYIYGSDDSKSLVGVHLPKKQWNIMWIFLATIAIVAVLGYYKQLRPSWTSDVPGKSIEIVVDKKVVKNITVKDGQVVSTVDDSKVISNVKDNKVKDATKFTNVEVLDKDKKVTQTIVLQDGNVVITKEGKTETVANASIVVKDTMKKTAPLGMVDTIQIFMLLAASIMMIYSGIKAAKIAQNEIFHSGMVALVAIYGISWMADTMFHSHIEMLKGSLGEVMKAYPWMYIVVGMLISKFLNSQAAAAATFVPLAVQIGVDPGIIVAFATACYGYFILPTYPSDLAAIQFDRSGTTHIGKYVINHSFIIPGLIGVFSSCAVGWVLANLYGFIK; from the coding sequence ATGGAATTTCTAACCAGTTTGAGTGAAAGCACGCAGTTCACTCTCCAACTAATAGTCGTACTCGGATGTCTGTTCTACGGCGCTAAAAAAGGCGGTATGGCGCTGGGTGTACTAGGAGGCATCGGTCTTGTTATCTTGGTATTTGCATTTGATATGAAGCCGGGCAAACCCGCTATCGACGTTATCCTTACGATCCTAGCCGTCGTCGTAGCAAGCGCTACTTTGCAAGCCGCGGGCGGTCTTGACGTTATGCTTCAAATTGCGGAAAAAGCGCTTAGAAAGCATCCCAAGTTAGTTTGTTATCTAGCTCCGGTTTGCGGCTGGACGCTAACGGTTCTATGCGGTACCGGACACACGGTTTATACGCTGCTACCGATCATTTACGATGTATCGATGAAAAGCGGTATCCGTCCGGAAAGACCGCTAGCTGCTACCACGATCTCGTCTCAGTTAGCCATCATCGCTAGCCCGGTTTCGGTTGCGGGTGTATCTATGGTCGCGGTTTTGCTAGGTACGGGCACTGTTCATATCGACGGCTTTACTAGCTATGTAGATTTGCTTAAAGTTACGATTCCGGCTACCTTCATAGGCGTGCTTTGCATCGGTACTTTTTCCGTATTTAGAGGAAAAGACCTCGATAAAGACCCTGAATTTCAAGAAAAAATTAAAGATCCGGAGCAAAGAAAATACATCTACGGCTCAGACGATTCTAAATCGCTAGTCGGCGTTCATCTGCCTAAAAAGCAATGGAATATAATGTGGATATTCCTAGCTACCATCGCTATCGTGGCGGTTCTAGGCTACTATAAACAGCTTCGCCCTAGCTGGACTAGCGACGTCCCGGGTAAATCTATCGAAATCGTAGTGGATAAAAAAGTAGTTAAAAACATCACCGTAAAAGACGGACAAGTAGTCTCTACCGTAGATGATAGCAAAGTCATCTCAAACGTAAAAGACAATAAAGTAAAAGACGCTACTAAATTTACTAACGTAGAAGTCCTAGATAAAGACAAAAAAGTAACTCAAACCATCGTGCTTCAAGACGGCAACGTAGTTATCACTAAAGAGGGCAAAACCGAAACCGTCGCAAACGCTAGCATCGTAGTAAAAGATACTATGAAAAAGACCGCCCCTCTAGGCATGGTCGATACGATCCAAATTTTCATGCTACTGGCCGCTTCTATCATGATGATCTACTCAGGCATCAAGGCTGCTAAGATCGCTCAAAACGAGATTTTCCACAGCGGTATGGTTGCGCTTGTCGCGATCTACGGCATTAGCTGGATGGCAGATACGATGTTTCACTCTCATATCGAGATGCTAAAAGGCTCGCTAGGAGAGGTGATGAAGGCTTATCCGTGGATGTATATCGTCGTAGGCATGCTGATTTCTAAGTTTCTAAACTCTCAAGCCGCAGCCGCCGCGACGTTCGTACCGCTTGCCGTTCAGATCGGCGTGGATCCAGGCATCATCGTCGCGTTTGCTACGGCTTGCTACGGATACTTTATCCTTCCTACTTATCCGAGCGACCTTGCGGCGATCCAGTTTGACCGCTCGGGTACTACGCACATCGGTAAATACGTCATCAACCATAGCTTCATCATCCCGGGTCTTATCGGCGTGTTTAGCTCGTGCGCAGTGGGTTGGGTGTTGGCTAACCTTTACGGATTTATTAAATAA